In one window of Erythrolamprus reginae isolate rEryReg1 chromosome 1, rEryReg1.hap1, whole genome shotgun sequence DNA:
- the SLC30A6 gene encoding zinc transporter 6 produces the protein MGTIYLFRKSQRSLLGKLTQEFRTVAADRRSWKILLFGAINILCTAFLLMWCSSTNSIALTAYTYLTIFDLFSLITCLISYWVMMKKPSSSYSFGFERFEVLAVFASTVLAQLGALFILKESAERFLEQPEIHTGRLLVGTFVALTFNLFTMLSVKNKPFAYVSEAASTSWLQEHVADLTRSLCGIIPGLSSIFLPRMNPFILIDLAGALALCITYMLIEINNYFAVDTASAVAIALMTFGTMYPMSVYSGKVLLQTTPPHVIGQLDKLIREVSTLDGVLEVRNEHFWTLGFGSLAGSVHVRIRRDANEQMVLAHVTNRLNALVSILTVQIFKDDWIRPTLATGPIGNNMLSDHYIIPMPSLKAAENFDHVTSTPTKPSSPPPEFAFNTPGKNMNPIILMNTQTRPYGLNFNHGTVPYSSVFTQGFGLPGTGVTQGFRTGFINVPQRYGTGTRGQSRP, from the exons ATG GGAACAATATATTTGTTTCGCAAATCACAGCGGTCTCTTCTGGGCAAGTTAACACAGGAATTTAGAACAGTAGCTGCTGATCGAAGG TCGTGGAAGATCTTACTGTTTGGTGCAATAAATATATTATGTACTGCATTCCTGCTTATGTGGTGTAGTTCTACAAACAGCATAG CTTTAACTGCATATACCTATCTAACAATCTTTGATCTTTTCAG CTTAATAACATGCTTAATAAGTTATTGGGTGATGATGAAGAAGCCCAGTTCCTCATATTCCTTTGG ATTTGAAAGATTTGAAGTCCTAGCAGTATTTGCTTCTACGGTTCTTGCACAACTTGGAGCACTTTTTATACTTAAAGAAAG TGCTGAACGATTTCTTGAACAACCAGAGATTCATAC gggtCGATTGCTGGTTGGTACCTTTGTGGCACTCACTTTCAACTTGTTTACAATGCTTTCAGTTAAGAACAAACCATTTGCTTACGTGTCTGAAG CTGCAAGTACAAGTTGGCTTCAGGAACATGTTGCAGATCTCACTAGGAG cttGTGCGGTATCATTCCCGGACTGAGTAGCATCTTTCTTCCACGTATGAATCCATTCATCTTGATTGATCTTGCTGGGGCTTTAGCTCTTTGTATTACATACATGTTAATTGAAATTAA taATTATTTTGCAGTTGATACAGCTTCTGCAGTAGCTATTGCTTTGATGACATTTGGTACCATGTATCCCATGAGTGTCTACAGTGGAAAGGTATTGCTTCAG ACGACGCCACCTCATGTAATCGGACAGCTAGATAAACTTATACGAGAG GTTTCTACTTTGGATGGAGTTCTAGAAGTTCGAAATGAACATTTCTGGACATTGGGGTTCGGTTCACTG GCTGGATCAGTTCATGTGAGAATTCGAAGAGATGCCAATGAACAGATGGTACTTGCACATGTGACAAATCGGTTAAATGCATTAGTATCTATTTTGACTGTTCAGATTTTCAAAGATGACTGGATTAGGCCTACCTTGGCCACTGGACCCATCGGGAACAATATGCTTTCAGATCATTACATTATTCCAATGCCATCTCTAAAAGCAGCAGaaaattttgatcatgttacATCCACTCCAACTAAACCAAGCAGTCCACCTCCAGAATTCGCTTTTAACACACCAGGTAAAAATATGAACCCTATCATTCTCATGAACACTCAGACAAGGCCCTATGGATTGAACTTCAACCATGGAACTGTACCTTACAGCAGTGTCTTCACTCAAGGTTTTGGATTGCCAGGAACAGGAGTAACCCAGGGATTCAGGACTGGCTTCATCAATGTTCCCCAGAGATATGGAACTGGCACTCGAGGTCAATCAAGACCGTAA